The Oxyura jamaicensis isolate SHBP4307 breed ruddy duck chromosome Z, BPBGC_Ojam_1.0, whole genome shotgun sequence genome window below encodes:
- the NFIL3 gene encoding nuclear factor interleukin-3-regulated protein — protein sequence MQLRKMQTLKKEHGPVDTSSNVDKIMVLKSTLAEVSEELSTNEDILLTEASSGKSKSSACRRKREFIPDEKKDAMYWEKRRKNNEAAKRSREKRRLNDLVLENKLIALGEENATLKAELLSLKLKFGLISSAAYAQEIQKLSSSTTVYFQDYQSSKSNINSFVDEHEPSIVGSSCISVIKHSPQSSMSDVSEMSSVEHTQPSRIQSSCRSPENKFQIIKQEPMELEREPRDDRGSYKASIYPNYMGTTFNVYSHSPPLLQVNRSSSNSPRTSETDDGVVGKSSDGEDEQQVPKGPIHSPVEHKNVHATVKVPEVNSSALPHKLRIKAKAMQVKVEAMDNDYDATQKLSSPIDMSSKRHFELEKHGAQNLVHSSHTPFSVQVTNIQDWSLKPELWHQKELNVKIQSGCKTGVVEIKDNIYNVSESENLYLKQGIANLSAEVASLKRLITTQQISASDSG from the coding sequence ATGCAGCTGAGAAAAATGCAGACCCTTAAAAAGGAACACGGACCTGTTGACACAAGTAGCAATGTGGACAAAATCATGGTACTTAAGTCTACTTTAGCAGAAGTGTCTGAAGAGTTGTCCACAAATGAAGATATACTACTTACTGAAGCAAGTAGTGGAAAAAGCAAATCTTCAGCTTGCCGGAGAAAGCGTGAATTCATTccagatgaaaagaaagatgctATGTATTGGGAGAAAAGGcggaaaaataatgaagctgCCAAAAGATCTCGTGAAAAACGACGACTGAATGACCTTGTCTTAGAGAACAAACTAATTGCACTGGGAGAGGAGAATGCAACTTtgaaggcagagctgctttcatTGAAGCTAAAGTTTGGTTTAATTAGTTCTGCAGCCTATGCCCAAGAGATACAGAAACTCAGCAGCTCGACAACTGTGTATTTCCAAGACTATCAAAGTTCCAAATCAAACATTAACTCATTTGTAGATGAACATGAACCATCTATAGTTGGTAGCAGTTGTATTTCTGTCATTAAGCATTCTCCTCAAAGCTCCATGTCCGATGTGTCTGAAATGTCATCAGTAGAGCATACTCAGCCAAGTCGTAtacaaagcagctgcagaagtcCTGAAAATAAGTTTCAGATTATAAAACAGGAGCCCATGGAATTAGAGAGAGAGCCAAGAGATGACAGAGGTTCCTATAAAGCATCCATATATCCAAACTACATGGGAACTACTTTTAACGTGTACTCACATTCTCCTCCTCTCTTGCAAGTTAATAGGTCCTCCAGTAATTCCCCCAGAACTTCAGAAACTGATGATGGTGTTGTTGGAAAGTCATCTGATGGAGAAGATGAGCAGCAGGTTCCGAAGGGTCCAATCCATTCCCCAGTCGAACATAAAAATGTTCATGCAACAGTTAAAGTTCCTGAAGTGAATTCTTCAGCTTTGCCTCACAAGCTTCGAATTAAAGCCAAAGCCATGCAAGTTAAAGTGGAAGCAATGGATAATGACTATGATGCCACACAGAAATTATCATCACCTATTGATATGTCctcaaaaagacattttgagcTTGAAAAACATGGTGCACAGAACTTGGTGCATTCTTCTCACACTCCTTTCTCGGTTCAAGTGACTAACATCCAAGACTGGTCACTCAAACCAGAACTCTGGCATCAAAAGGAACTCAATGTAAAAATTCAGAGTGGTTGCAAAACTGGAGTTGTTGAAATAAAAGACAATATCTACAATGTCTCTGAGTCAGAAAACCTGTATTTGAAGCAGGGGATAGCAAACTTATCTGCAGAGGTTGCTTCACTTAAAAGACTTATAACTACACAACAAATCTCTGCGTCAGACTCTGGTTAA